The Nitratidesulfovibrio sp. SRB-5 genomic sequence CCGACTCCGCGTTCAGGTAGCGGGCCAGCAGCTTGTCGAACTCGCCGGGGCAGGCATGGTGCAGGTCTTCGCGCAGGCGGTGCACGGCGCTGCGCAGGGTGGCCACGCGGCGTTCCTCTTCCTCCACCTGGGCCAGGGTGAGCGCCGCATAGGCGCGGGCCACGTTGTGCATGGCCGTGCCGCCTTCGGCCACGGCCCCTTCCGGCGAGGGCAGCGCGAACAGGAAACCCTGCATCACGTCGGCCCCCAGGTCCATCAGCAGGGCCGCCTCGCGCTCGTGTTCGACTCCCTCGGCCACGGTCATGGCCCCGATGCGCCGGGCCAGACCCACCAGCGCCCGCACCACCTCCTGGCGGTGGAACGAATCGGGCAGCCCGGATACCAGCGAACGGTCCAGCTTGAGCACGTCGGGCTTCAGCGCGGCGATGCGCTCCAGGTTGGAATGCCCGGCGCCCACGTCGTCCAGGGCCACCAGAAAGCCCAGCTTGCGGTGGCGCGCGGCGAACTCCATCAGCGCATCGGTGTCGTCCACCTGCGATTCCACGATTTCCAGCACCACGTTGTTGGGGTTTACCCCGCTGGCTTCGGCCAGCCGCTGGATGTGCCCGGACCCCACCACGCCGCGCCGCAAGACGGCGGTGTCGATGTTCACGAACAGCAGCAGTTCCGGCCTGCGGCGCACCATGGGGGCAAAGGCGGCAAAGGCCCGCTCGCGGCACAGGCGGTCCAGTTCCAGCGCGTTGCCGCTGGCGGCGGCGGTGGAAAACATGATGTCGGGCGGCATCACCGCGCCGCCGGGCACGCGGCCCCGGCTCAGGGCTTCCATGCCCACCACGGCGTGGCGGCGCACGGAAACCAGCGGCTGGAACAGGGTGAACACGTCGGCAATGGCCACCCCCGGCACGGGGGGCGGGGTGGCGTGGGCGTGGACATGTGGTCTGGCGGGCGTGGGGGAACCTGCGCGCGCCGGGTTCGTGGCGATCATGCGGTCGTCTCGTTGGCGCGGCGGCGCGCGGGCAGAAATAGGGCCGGACCGGGGCGGCGGGCGGGGGAAGGGTGCCCCGGTCCGGCGGAGGGTGCGGGCGGCGGGGGTTGCTGGGGTGTCGCCGCCCGTTCACGCCGTGGTCAGTTCCTTCGCCAAGGCGAGGAACCGTGCGTGATTCCGTCGGGTTGCAGGTGGAGCGGCAGGGTGCTCCCCCCGGCGGAACAGTGCACGGAAGGAACCGCGAAGCCGGGCGCAGTGCCTGCGCCGGGTGCTTCCGGCGGAAAGCCACCGCCCGTTGCGTCTGCGTGTCCCCCATGGCGGGAGGCGGCGTGCGCACGGGCAAACAGTGACGCATCGTCATCGAAAGGGGTGTCGCCGGTGTTCGCGCCAACCTCCGTGGGCAGGCGCAGCAGGCTGCGCAACGAAGTGGCGGCCACATGCATGGTGAACACCAGCCACGCGCAGACCAGGGCCGCGCAGGCGATGCGGGCCGGGTCGCCGGGCAGGGCGGCGGCAATCACGCCCAGCCCGGCCGCCAGAAGGCACGAGAGCCCCGGCGCAAGGCCGCGCGAGGTGTGGCCGGGCGTGTCGCAGGCACGTCCGGCGCCCGCGGGCGGCGCTGGAATGGTGGAGCCAGTGGACGCACCGGGGCAGGCAAAGGGCAGCACGTCCGCATGGGCCTGCGCAGCCATGGCCATGTCGCGTCCCGCTCCGTGGCGGCGGGTTGCGTGGCGGGCTGTGGTATGGCGTGGCGCGGCGTGCATGACGTTGTCCGTACCCGGGCGGCAAGGGCCCGCATGATTCTGTTGCTGGTTGTGCCCGTTCCGGCGGCAACCGGTGCGGGGCGGCACGGGCGGCACCACGCCGTCCGTGCCCGAATGATAGCAAAACGGGGGCCAATGGCGGCAACCCACCGGATTTCAAGGTTTGGACCGGTGCGGGGCAGGTTAGTGAGAGCGGACCGAGATGTATATAATGACAAAATTGAACACAGCATGAGTGTTTAGTGAGACAAAAACGTAAATAACAAGCTGGCCTCCGGGGCGAGCAAAGATGGAGTTCTGCCGAATATTCCGCTTGACAGCCTTTGCGAGGCGGGCGTAGGTATCCAGAAACACCTGAAAACGGATAACGTCAGGACACCACGACAATGCTTTCCACCTCCGCCACCTTCACCACTGCCTATCGTACCAACTATTACTTTTGGTACTTTTTTAGCTATGGAGAAGCCCGTGGCCGCATGGAGCGTGCGTAAGCATCTGACGAAGGTGTAAACACACGAAGACTCAAGGGGCCGCGGGCGAAAAGCCGGCGGCCCCTTTTCTGTTTTTCCGGCGGTGCGTTACGCGCGGCGCGCCCCGGAAGCGTGTGACCCGAAGGACCGGGCAGGCCGCAAGGCCACCCCGGGTCCGACGCCTGACGCTGCCGCATCAGCAGTACCCGGTACGCGGGGGGATTGCCCCCCGGCGCCCGCGACCCGAAGGTCCGGGCGCAAGGCAAGGAAACACGATCACGGCCAGTTGCGCCGCAACCTTTCCGAAAGAACAGGGGAACATACGATGCAAATCGGCAAAAGAATCAGGATGGAGCGCATTTTCAACCGAAAAACCGGGCGTGCCGTCATCGTGCCGCTGGATCACGGCGTGAGCGTGGGACCCATCTACGGCCTTGTGGACATGCGCGAAACCGTGAACCAGGTGGCCGAAGGCGGGGCGGACGCGGTGCTCATGCACAAGGGCCTGGTGCGCTGCGGCCACCGCGAGGGCGGCCGTGACGTGGGCCTGATCGTACACCTTTCCGCATCCACTTCCCTTTCCCCCCGGCCCAACGCCAAGACCCTGGTCGCCACCGTCGAAGACGCCCTGAAGCACGGTGCCGATGGCGTATCCGTGCACGTGAACCTTGGCGACGAGACCGAACGCGACATGCTGGCCGACCTGGGCCGCATGGCCACCGTGGCCAACGACTGGGGCATGCCGCTTCTGGCCATGATGTACGCCCGTGGCCCCCGCATCAAGAACGAGTTCGACCCCGAAGTGGTGGCGCACGCCGCCCGCGTGGGCGTGGAACTGGGCGCCGACGTGGTCAAGGTGGCCTACACCGGCGACATGGACAGCTTCGCCCACGTGGTTGCCTCCTGTTGCGTGCCCGTGGTCATCGCGGGCGGCCCCAAGCTGGATTCCACCCGGTCGTTCCTGCAAATGGTTCACGACGCGGTGCGCGCCGGCGCTGCCGGTCTTTCCGTGGGCCGCAACATCTTTCAGCACGAACGCACTCCCGCCCTCGTCAAGGCCCTGCGCGGCCTGGTGCACGAGGATTGGGATGTGGAGCAGGCCATGGCCCTCGTCGGCGAGTGAGGAGTGCCGGGATTCAGGGCACTTTCGCCCTCTGGCTGCGTCAGGCCGCGCCTTTTACTCCGGTCACGTACGAGAAGAGTACGCTCCCTTCGTAAAATGCTTGCCTTCCTTGCCAGAGAACGAAATTGCCCTGAATCCCGACACTCCTGAAGGCATGTGAAGTGATGCGCCGCGAAAGACAATAACATGCAGACTTATTTGCATTTTCTTCCGGTGCGACACGGCGGGGTAAAGAGCGGTTCGCCGCCATGACAAAAATGTGAGGGGCCGATGCGGACCATTCTTTTCAAGAGCGTGCCTTTCGACAAGGGCCTGGTGACCCTGGCGCTGGAATCGGGCGTGGACGGCATCATCGTGCCGCGCGCGCAGGTGGATTCGGTGGCGACGCTGGCCCGGTGCCGGGTGCTGGCAGACGAGGACGTGGCGACCATCGCGCTGTCGGCCAAGGCCGACGAAGAGGACGCCGCCGCGCGTCTGGCGCGGGGCGAAACCGTGGTGCTGGCGCGCGGGTGGGAGATCATTCCGGTGGAAAATCTGTTGGCGCAGTCCGACGACGTGGCCGTGGAAGTGGCCGATCTTTCCGAGGCGCGCCTTGCGGCGGGCATTCTGGAGCGGGGCGTGGCCACCGTGGTGGTGCTGCCCGAAGGCGCAGGCGAGCTGAAGTCCATCGTGGCCGACCTCAAGCTGTCGCAGGGCTGCATGGACCTGGCCCCCGCCGTGGTCACGGCGGTGGAGAACGTGGGCCTTGGCCACCGGGTGTGCGTGGATACCATGTCCATGCTGCGCCGGGGGCAGGGCATGCTGGTGGGCAATTCCAGCGCGTTCACCTTTCTGGTGCATGCCGAGACCGAGCACAACGAATACGTGGCCGCGCGCCCGTTCCGGATCAATGCCGGGGCCGTGCATGCCTACGCCCAGATGCCCGGTGACAGGACCACCTATCTTGAGGAACTGCGCGCGGGCGACGAGGTGCTCATCGTCAGCGCCGACGGTTCCACCACAGTGGCCACCGTGGGCAGGCTGAAGGTGGAGGCGCGGCCCATGCTGCTGGTGCGCGCGAAAGTGGGCGACGTGGAGGGCGCGGTGTTCCTGCAGAATGCGGAAACCATCCGCCTGACCCGCCCGGACGGAAGCCCCGTGAGCGTGGTGAGCCTGAAGGAAGGCGACCAGATCCTGTGCCGCACCGATTGCGCGGGCCGCCACTTCGGCATGCGCATCAAGGAGGACATCAAGGAATGCTGATGCGCACCACGCTGCAACGCCGGAGGACGCGGCCATGAGCCTCACCGACGACAAGGAATCCCACTGGCGGGGGGATCACGTTGCCGCCAGCGCCGCCAAGGTTCCCCAGGTCACGGACGACGGCGCGCCCCAGCCTGCGCAGCCCGCAGTCGCATCCGCAGTCACGTCCGCAGTCACATCCGGGGGCGCAGCCGACCCGGAAGCGGCCCTGGCCGGGCGGCTTGGCCAGATCCGCCACGAGATCGACGGGCTGGATTCCGACCTGCTGAACCTGCTGAACCGCCGCGCCTCGCTGAGTCTGGAGGTGGGGCGCATCAAGGCCGACGACGCGGGCATCGTGTTCAAGCCCTTTCGCGAGCGCGAGGTGCTGGAAAATCTCATGGCCGCCAACGGCGGGCCACTGCCCAACGAGCACCTGCGTTCCATCTGGCGCGAGATTCTTTCGTCCTCGCGCAGCCTGCAACGGCCCCAGAAGGTGGCCTACCTTGGGCCGGAGGGCACCTTTTCGTACTTCGCGGGCGTGGAATTTCTCGGCAAGGCCGTGGAATACATGCCGCACAAGGATCTGGACGGGGTGTTCCGCGCTGTGCACGACAGGCAGTGCGAGCTTGGCGTGGTGCCGCTGGAAAATTCGCTGCACGGCACCGTGGGCCAGAGCCTGGACCTGTTCCTGTCGCACGAGGTATTCATCCAGTCCGAGCTGTTCTGCCGCATCAGCCATTGCCTGCTGACCACGGAAACCAGCCTGGCCGACGTGACCACGGTGTACTCGCACCCGCAGCCGCTGGCCCAGTGCGGCGGCTGGCTGCGTCAGGCCCTGCCCGGGGCGCGGATCATCCCGGCGGATTCCACCGCCTCCGCCGCGCGCCGCGTGGTGGGCGAAAAGGGCGCGGCGGCCATCGGGCACCGCAGTCTGGCCGCGCTGCTGGGGCTGAACATCCTTGCGCGCGGCATAGAGGACCAGCCGGACAACTGGACGCGCTTCGTGGTCATCGGCCCCGCCCCGGCGGGCCAGCCCGGCACGGACAAGACCTCCATGCTGTTCTCCGTGCCGGACAGGCCCGGCGCGCTGGCAGAGGTGCTGAACCTGCTGGCCCGCGAAGGCATCAACATGAAGAAGCTGGAGTCGCGGCCCCTGCGCGGCGAAAAGTGGAAATACGTGTTCTTCGTGGACGTGGAATGCGACCTTGGCAACGAGGACTATGGCCGGGTGGTGCATGAACTGCGCAGGCTGTGTCATACGTTGCGCATCCTCGGGAGCTACCCCGCCGGGCCGCAGCTGGACATGAGTCGAGATTGACGCGGCGCGGCCTTTTGCCCTCTGGCAGACCGACCCAAAGGGCGCGAAGCGTGGCCGTTAGACGAGCTTGCGAGTCTTACGGCCATCGAGAGCAGAGCGTCAGGCGTCGCCTTTCCTTCGGGTCACGTACCGAAGAGTACGCTCCCCTCTTGAAAGGCTCGCCTTTCTTGCCAGAGAACAAAAAAACGCACCGCGCGTGCCCCGGCGGCGCTGGCAGGCGCTCTCCGGGTAAATGAGTTCGAGCCGGATCATCTGACAGGGTGCATCCGGGTTGCGTCTCCTGCCCCCAAATAAAAAGTTTAGGGGGAGCGGCAGCCGTCAGGCGGGCGCGCAGCGCGAGCCTTACGGATGGCGACAGCAAAGCTGGGGGGCCGGGGGAAGGAGACCCTTTCCCCAAGGGGCCCTTCCCCCGGTACCTGCAAAGGAACTTTCATGGAAACCAAGCGTGAAACCGTGACCGTGGCGGCCCCGCCGTCCAAGTCGGTGTCGCACCGCATGCTGATAGGGGCGGCGCTGGCCGCGGGTGATTCGGTGGTGGAACACGTGCTGGAAAGCCGCGACATCGAGCGCACGGCGGACATCTTGCGGGCGGCGGGCGCGCGCATTGAGCGCCAGGGCGACGGCAGGTTCGCGGTGTCGGGCGTGGCGGGCACGCCTGCGGGCGGGTTCGACGCGCCGGTATCGTGCGACGTGCACGAATCGGGCACCACGTGCCGCCTGCTGACGGCGGTGCTGGCGGCGGGCAAGGGCCAGTTCCGCATCCACGGCGCGCCGCGGATGCACGAACGGCCCATCGGCGAACTGGTGGACGTGCTGCGCGGGCGCGGGGTGCGCGTTACCTATGAAGGCCGCGAAGGCTGCCCGCCCCTGCTCATCGATTCCGACGGCATGTCCGGCGGGTCGACGGCCATCGGCCTTGGCGAATCCAGCCAGTACCTGTCGGGCCTGCTGCTGGCCGCGCCGCTTACCAGCGGGCTGACCATCGAGGTTTCCGGCGACAAGGTGGTCTCGTGGCCCTACGTGGCCCTGACCCTGCAGGCGCTGGAGGACTTCGGCATCGGCTTTCGCGTGGAAACGCGCGAGACCCCGCGCGGCAAGTGGCAGGCCGACGAATGGCGCACCCTGCGCGAAGTCCGTCCCGGCCTGGTGCGCTTCGTGGTGTCGCCGGGGGTGTACCGCGCGGGCAACTACCGGGTGGAGGGCGACTGGTCCAACGCCTCGTACTTTCTGGCTGCGGGGGCCGTGGGCCCGCGCCCGGTGCGCGTGGCGGGCTTGCGGGTGGATTCGTTGCAGGGCGACCGGGCCATGCTGGACATCCTGGGCCGCATGGGCGCGCGCTTCGAGCGGGCCGACAACGGCGTGGTGGTGGCACCCTCCAGCCTGACCGGGGTGGAAGTGGACATGGGCCACTGCCCGGACCTGGTGCCCACGGTGGCGGCCACGGCGGCCTTTGCCCAGGGCGTGACCACCATCCGCAACGTGGCGCACCTGCGCATCAAGGAATGCGACCGGCTGTCCGCCCCGGCGGCGGAACTGCGCAAGGCCGGTGTGCGGGTGGAGGAACTGGACGACGGCCTCATCGTGCACGGTTCGCTGCGCAGCGGCGGCCCGGCCCCGGTTATTGACGAAAAAGTGATGCCATTTTTGTCATACGGAGACCATCGCATGGCCATGAGCCTTGCGCTTCTGGGCTTTGCCGGGGTACATGTGGTTCTGGACGACCCGGCCTGCGTGGCCAAGTCGTTCCCGCATTTCTGGAACGAGTGGGAAAAGGTGCGCGCATGAACGCAGTGAAAATCGCGCTGGTCGGCGCGGGGGGCCGCATGGGCCGCCTGTTCGCCGACAGGCTCTCCGCCGCGGGATACGCGGTGGGGGGCGTGGACCGTCCGCTGACGCAGGATGCCTTGCGTCATGCCGTGGACGGGGCCGCCGCCGTGCTGTTGTGCGTGCCCGTGGAAGTCATGGACGAGGTGCTGCGCCAGGTTGCCCCGCTGCTGAACGGCATGCAGGTGCTGGCGGACATCACCTCCGTCAAGGTGCGCCCCATGCAGGTCATGGAGCGCCACTACGCGGGCCCCGTGGTGGGCACCCATCCGCTGTTCGGCCCGGTGCCGCCTGCGGGTGATCCTGCGGAGAACCTGCGCGTGGCCGTGACCCCCGGCGATGCGGCCCACGAAACGGACGTGGCGCTCATCGAGCGCGTGTTCGCCGACATGGGCTGCGTGCCCTTCCGCACCACGGCGGACGAGCATGACGAGGCCGCCGCCTGCATCCAGGGCCTCAACTTCATCACCAGCGTTGCCTACCTTGCCACGCTGGCCCACCGCGACGAGCTTACCCCCTTCATCACCCCCTCGTTCCGCCGCCGCCTCGACGCGGCGCGCAAGATGCTGACCGAGGACGCATCCCTCTTCGAAGGCATGTTCGAAGCCAATCCCCACAGCCAGACCGCTGTCCGCAGCTACCTGTCGTTCCTCAACTTCGCCGCCGCCGGCGATGTGGACGTGCTGGTAGATCGCGCCCAGTGGTGGTGG encodes the following:
- a CDS encoding EAL domain-containing protein, which encodes MIATNPARAGSPTPARPHVHAHATPPPVPGVAIADVFTLFQPLVSVRRHAVVGMEALSRGRVPGGAVMPPDIMFSTAAASGNALELDRLCRERAFAAFAPMVRRRPELLLFVNIDTAVLRRGVVGSGHIQRLAEASGVNPNNVVLEIVESQVDDTDALMEFAARHRKLGFLVALDDVGAGHSNLERIAALKPDVLKLDRSLVSGLPDSFHRQEVVRALVGLARRIGAMTVAEGVEHEREAALLMDLGADVMQGFLFALPSPEGAVAEGGTAMHNVARAYAALTLAQVEEEERRVATLRSAVHRLREDLHHACPGEFDKLLARYLNAESALECLYVLDGAGRQVSDTVCNPYRLSASRRFIYQPARRGTDHSLKEYFLPMRSGIEECLTAPYISRASGNLCVTLAARFTDATGAPHVLCADAGRPDRRRRGA
- a CDS encoding 2-amino-3,7-dideoxy-D-threo-hept-6-ulosonate synthase, with translation MQIGKRIRMERIFNRKTGRAVIVPLDHGVSVGPIYGLVDMRETVNQVAEGGADAVLMHKGLVRCGHREGGRDVGLIVHLSASTSLSPRPNAKTLVATVEDALKHGADGVSVHVNLGDETERDMLADLGRMATVANDWGMPLLAMMYARGPRIKNEFDPEVVAHAARVGVELGADVVKVAYTGDMDSFAHVVASCCVPVVIAGGPKLDSTRSFLQMVHDAVRAGAAGLSVGRNIFQHERTPALVKALRGLVHEDWDVEQAMALVGE
- a CDS encoding 3-dehydroquinate synthase II family protein, whose translation is MRTILFKSVPFDKGLVTLALESGVDGIIVPRAQVDSVATLARCRVLADEDVATIALSAKADEEDAAARLARGETVVLARGWEIIPVENLLAQSDDVAVEVADLSEARLAAGILERGVATVVVLPEGAGELKSIVADLKLSQGCMDLAPAVVTAVENVGLGHRVCVDTMSMLRRGQGMLVGNSSAFTFLVHAETEHNEYVAARPFRINAGAVHAYAQMPGDRTTYLEELRAGDEVLIVSADGSTTVATVGRLKVEARPMLLVRAKVGDVEGAVFLQNAETIRLTRPDGSPVSVVSLKEGDQILCRTDCAGRHFGMRIKEDIKEC
- the pheA gene encoding prephenate dehydratase gives rise to the protein MSLTDDKESHWRGDHVAASAAKVPQVTDDGAPQPAQPAVASAVTSAVTSGGAADPEAALAGRLGQIRHEIDGLDSDLLNLLNRRASLSLEVGRIKADDAGIVFKPFREREVLENLMAANGGPLPNEHLRSIWREILSSSRSLQRPQKVAYLGPEGTFSYFAGVEFLGKAVEYMPHKDLDGVFRAVHDRQCELGVVPLENSLHGTVGQSLDLFLSHEVFIQSELFCRISHCLLTTETSLADVTTVYSHPQPLAQCGGWLRQALPGARIIPADSTASAARRVVGEKGAAAIGHRSLAALLGLNILARGIEDQPDNWTRFVVIGPAPAGQPGTDKTSMLFSVPDRPGALAEVLNLLAREGINMKKLESRPLRGEKWKYVFFVDVECDLGNEDYGRVVHELRRLCHTLRILGSYPAGPQLDMSRD
- the aroA gene encoding 3-phosphoshikimate 1-carboxyvinyltransferase, whose amino-acid sequence is METKRETVTVAAPPSKSVSHRMLIGAALAAGDSVVEHVLESRDIERTADILRAAGARIERQGDGRFAVSGVAGTPAGGFDAPVSCDVHESGTTCRLLTAVLAAGKGQFRIHGAPRMHERPIGELVDVLRGRGVRVTYEGREGCPPLLIDSDGMSGGSTAIGLGESSQYLSGLLLAAPLTSGLTIEVSGDKVVSWPYVALTLQALEDFGIGFRVETRETPRGKWQADEWRTLREVRPGLVRFVVSPGVYRAGNYRVEGDWSNASYFLAAGAVGPRPVRVAGLRVDSLQGDRAMLDILGRMGARFERADNGVVVAPSSLTGVEVDMGHCPDLVPTVAATAAFAQGVTTIRNVAHLRIKECDRLSAPAAELRKAGVRVEELDDGLIVHGSLRSGGPAPVIDEKVMPFLSYGDHRMAMSLALLGFAGVHVVLDDPACVAKSFPHFWNEWEKVRA
- a CDS encoding prephenate dehydrogenase encodes the protein MNAVKIALVGAGGRMGRLFADRLSAAGYAVGGVDRPLTQDALRHAVDGAAAVLLCVPVEVMDEVLRQVAPLLNGMQVLADITSVKVRPMQVMERHYAGPVVGTHPLFGPVPPAGDPAENLRVAVTPGDAAHETDVALIERVFADMGCVPFRTTADEHDEAAACIQGLNFITSVAYLATLAHRDELTPFITPSFRRRLDAARKMLTEDASLFEGMFEANPHSQTAVRSYLSFLNFAAAGDVDVLVDRAQWWWRSHTERGGVRPS